A genomic window from Bacteroidota bacterium includes:
- a CDS encoding Rho-binding antiterminator, translated as MSQSYLPIDCNLYDRYLALATLRSPIRLVYQLPEVTSTYQLEDTIADVYTQDGAEWLRTTNGVCIRLDHILQLQPLPVG; from the coding sequence ATGAGCCAGTCTTATCTCCCCATAGATTGCAACCTGTACGACCGCTACCTGGCCCTGGCTACCCTGCGTAGCCCCATACGCCTGGTGTACCAGCTACCTGAGGTTACCTCCACGTATCAGCTAGAGGATACAATTGCTGATGTATATACCCAGGATGGGGCAGAGTGGCTACGCACCACCAACGGAGTCTGCATTCGGCTAGACCACATCCTGCAACTGCAGCCCCTACCCGTAGGCTAG